A genomic region of Roseateles amylovorans contains the following coding sequences:
- a CDS encoding ABC transporter permease yields MMSIGTLRIGLRMILQEARHNALVLIGLVLGFTACFLLLAFVRQSFLYDAHLPDRDRTYVVKAHFNFAGTTNPWSDTTPLVLRDALLQPPIAEAVSRVMPLEVSARVDDRVLPLKVSLVDPDFAGLMALKVLDGDLSRALGTPDAVALTADTAQRLFGSEQVVGRRVTMVDQVFTVAAVVATPPRATTVPFAALAGIDSSLWSAETRQAMLTAWTKVEGKIYLRLAPGVDPASVARRLEAAANASPLQAAYPPEIVQQIGQLNLLDVRLGSLTHAYFDPDLASLADPAVHADRALVVGLGVVAVVVLLLAASNYASLATVRAARRRREIGVLKTLGATSREILWQFTLESLCFTLSAALLGALLAAALLEPFASLTHRPTDQVFTPVSCAVALLIAVVVGLLAGAYPAWLAARVPANQLANAGNGEGLAGAWLRRVLTLMQFAAAIALLGLSLGIAWQTRYVLAIHPGFDARGLIVLRLPGNSMTAEGKSFAEAARQLPGVTGVTATSGVIGRNEAVLLADVQRGDRPENLVRLTAIRPDFFEVYGIRPVAGRVFDGRKDPEEKGSEVIINQTTATLLGFDTAQAAVGQTVLFGKSRKPFQIAGVVPDIRQQSVRKAIQPMVYVLVLRTPYLTVRASGNPAPVETALAALWARSFPNQALDMKRLQDRIDSNYADDQRLAWLLMATSLLVGGISAIGVYVLSAYGIQRRFKEIAVRKLYGAGAPAIARLVWREPLFIVIGSALIGLPIAAVSTHRYLADFVESGAVLVPALVGAFALAALVAVISTAGSTVSALRVAPGRALQE; encoded by the coding sequence ATGATGTCCATCGGCACGCTCCGCATCGGTCTTCGCATGATCCTCCAGGAGGCGCGTCACAACGCCCTGGTGCTGATCGGCCTGGTCCTCGGTTTCACCGCCTGCTTCCTGTTGCTGGCCTTCGTCCGCCAATCCTTCCTCTACGACGCCCATCTTCCCGACCGCGACCGGACCTATGTGGTCAAGGCGCATTTCAACTTTGCCGGCACCACCAATCCCTGGTCGGACACCACCCCGCTGGTGCTGCGGGATGCCCTGCTGCAGCCGCCGATCGCCGAGGCGGTGTCCCGCGTGATGCCGCTGGAGGTCTCGGCCCGGGTGGACGACCGGGTGCTGCCGCTGAAGGTCTCGCTGGTGGACCCGGATTTCGCGGGCTTGATGGCGCTGAAGGTGCTGGATGGCGATCTGTCCCGCGCGCTCGGCACGCCGGACGCGGTCGCCCTCACGGCCGACACCGCGCAGCGTCTGTTCGGGTCCGAGCAGGTCGTCGGCCGTCGCGTCACCATGGTGGACCAGGTCTTCACCGTGGCCGCCGTGGTCGCCACCCCACCGCGCGCCACGACCGTGCCCTTTGCGGCGCTGGCTGGCATCGACAGCAGTCTCTGGAGCGCCGAGACCCGTCAGGCGATGCTCACCGCCTGGACCAAGGTCGAGGGCAAGATCTATCTGCGCCTGGCGCCCGGCGTCGACCCGGCCTCGGTGGCGCGCCGCCTGGAGGCCGCGGCCAATGCTTCCCCGCTGCAGGCGGCCTATCCGCCGGAGATCGTCCAGCAGATCGGCCAGCTCAATCTGCTGGACGTCCGGCTGGGTTCGCTCACGCACGCCTACTTCGATCCGGACCTGGCGTCGCTGGCCGATCCGGCGGTGCATGCCGACCGTGCGCTGGTGGTCGGCCTGGGCGTGGTGGCGGTGGTGGTGCTGTTGCTGGCCGCCAGCAACTACGCCAGCCTGGCCACCGTGCGCGCCGCACGCCGGCGGCGCGAGATCGGCGTGCTGAAGACGCTGGGCGCCACCAGCCGGGAGATCCTTTGGCAATTCACCCTGGAATCGCTGTGCTTCACGCTGTCGGCCGCCTTGTTGGGTGCGCTGCTGGCCGCAGCCTTGCTGGAGCCCTTCGCCAGCCTCACCCATCGGCCCACCGATCAGGTGTTCACGCCCGTGTCCTGTGCGGTGGCGCTGCTGATCGCGGTGGTGGTGGGCCTGCTGGCGGGGGCCTATCCGGCCTGGCTTGCCGCCCGTGTGCCGGCGAATCAGTTGGCGAATGCGGGCAATGGCGAAGGTCTGGCGGGCGCCTGGCTCAGGCGCGTGCTGACGCTGATGCAGTTTGCTGCCGCGATCGCGCTGCTGGGCCTGAGCCTGGGCATTGCCTGGCAGACCCGGTATGTGCTGGCGATTCACCCGGGCTTCGATGCCCGCGGACTGATCGTGCTGCGCCTGCCCGGCAATTCGATGACCGCCGAAGGCAAGTCCTTTGCCGAGGCCGCCCGCCAGTTGCCCGGCGTGACCGGCGTCACCGCGACTTCGGGCGTCATCGGCCGCAATGAGGCGGTGTTGCTGGCCGATGTGCAGCGCGGGGACCGCCCGGAGAACCTGGTCCGGCTGACGGCCATCCGCCCCGACTTCTTCGAGGTCTACGGCATCCGCCCGGTGGCCGGCCGGGTCTTCGATGGGCGCAAGGATCCGGAGGAAAAAGGCAGCGAGGTCATCATCAACCAGACCACCGCCACGCTGCTGGGCTTCGACACGGCGCAGGCGGCGGTCGGTCAGACCGTGCTGTTCGGCAAGAGCAGAAAGCCCTTCCAGATCGCCGGTGTCGTGCCGGACATCCGTCAGCAATCGGTCCGCAAGGCGATTCAGCCGATGGTCTATGTGCTGGTCCTGCGCACGCCCTACCTCACGGTGCGCGCCAGCGGGAACCCGGCGCCGGTGGAGACCGCCCTCGCGGCGTTGTGGGCCCGCAGCTTTCCGAACCAGGCGCTGGACATGAAACGGCTGCAGGACCGCATCGACAGCAACTATGCGGACGACCAGCGGCTGGCCTGGCTGTTGATGGCCACCAGCCTGCTGGTGGGCGGCATTTCCGCCATCGGCGTCTATGTGCTGTCGGCCTACGGCATCCAGCGGCGCTTCAAAGAGATCGCAGTGCGCAAGCTCTACGGCGCCGGTGCGCCGGCGATTGCGCGCCTGGTGTGGCGCGAGCCGCTGTTCATCGTCATTGGCAGCGCGCTGATCGGCTTGCCGATCGCTGCGGTGAGCACCCATCGCTATCTCGCTGATTTCGTCGAGAGCGGCGCCGTGCTGGTGCCCGCGCTGGTCGGTGCCTTTGCGCTGGCGGCGCTGGTGGCCGTGATCTCGACCGCCGGCAGCACGGTGTCGGCGCTGCGGGTGGCCCCCGGACGGGCCTTGCAGGAATGA
- a CDS encoding ABC transporter ATP-binding protein: protein MLKLLNVSKTYRVKDIQTAALSGVNLTIDQGDYLAVVGPSGCGKSTLLSILGLLDRPDSGQFLFDGQDVSRASEAERTLLRRGRVGFVFQSFNLIEQLTVRQNVEMALKYTDVSSAERRERADAMLDQLGVAHRAGHSPSQLSGGQQQRVAIARALVARPQVLLADEPTGNLDSSHGEEVMRLLRDINRNGTTLVMVTHSPAHARQASRVIEMKDGRNVQRELQAA, encoded by the coding sequence ATGCTGAAACTACTCAACGTCAGCAAGACCTATCGGGTCAAGGACATCCAGACGGCCGCCCTGTCGGGCGTCAATCTCACCATCGACCAAGGCGACTACCTCGCCGTGGTCGGCCCCTCGGGCTGCGGCAAGTCCACCCTGCTGAGCATCCTGGGCTTGCTGGACCGGCCCGACAGCGGCCAGTTTCTTTTCGACGGTCAGGACGTGAGCCGCGCCAGCGAGGCCGAACGCACCCTGCTGCGGCGCGGGCGCGTCGGTTTCGTCTTCCAGAGCTTCAACCTGATCGAGCAGCTCACTGTGCGCCAGAACGTCGAGATGGCGCTCAAGTACACCGATGTCTCCAGCGCCGAGCGGCGAGAGCGGGCCGACGCGATGCTGGATCAGTTGGGCGTGGCCCACCGTGCGGGTCATTCGCCGTCACAGCTGTCCGGCGGGCAGCAGCAACGGGTGGCCATTGCCCGGGCGCTGGTGGCTCGGCCCCAGGTGCTGCTGGCGGACGAGCCCACCGGCAACCTCGACAGCAGCCATGGCGAGGAAGTGATGCGCCTGCTGCGCGACATCAACCGCAACGGCACCACCCTGGTCATGGTGACCCACTCGCCGGCGCATGCACGCCAGGCGTCGCGGGTCATCGAGATGAAGGACGGACGCAACGTCCAGCGCGAACTGCAGGCCGCGTGA
- a CDS encoding alpha/beta fold hydrolase — translation MKVIPKDLASKIISSPRADVEVHSHESQTGIWDILAILCDKGVLASLTRLESPFRSINCMQLPGYGKSTFKGSVESATLDDHLAAMDSVLSSKQTLLYGYSHGGFFTAQYAIKHADKVQALVLVEPALFTASEDLLERAALLDAGKDVESMARMVQRYDTPAAQSEAQVTQVAEQLVKNVNSGSTVAQEFRIRAANAVTEADLAALDMPVLLIGGTRSHASHMVKRAFQAIPHATVSWIEGASHLDLEKPEFAPQIARAIDAFLSSIGATGTPTYQSLMTELFHAAKPAAQVGQEQAVRA, via the coding sequence ATGAAAGTGATTCCGAAAGACCTGGCGAGCAAGATCATTTCTTCGCCCCGGGCGGATGTCGAAGTTCATTCCCACGAGTCTCAAACGGGCATCTGGGACATTCTGGCGATCCTGTGTGACAAGGGGGTTCTGGCCTCGCTGACGCGTCTCGAGTCTCCCTTCCGGTCCATCAACTGCATGCAGCTGCCCGGCTACGGCAAGAGCACCTTCAAGGGCTCCGTCGAGTCGGCCACGCTGGACGACCACCTCGCAGCGATGGACTCGGTCCTGAGCTCCAAGCAGACCCTGCTCTACGGCTATTCGCACGGCGGCTTCTTCACCGCGCAATATGCGATCAAGCATGCAGACAAGGTCCAGGCCTTGGTGCTGGTGGAGCCGGCCCTGTTCACCGCCTCGGAAGACCTGCTCGAGCGGGCCGCCCTGCTCGACGCCGGCAAGGATGTCGAATCGATGGCCCGCATGGTCCAGCGCTATGACACCCCCGCGGCTCAGAGCGAGGCGCAGGTCACGCAGGTGGCCGAGCAGCTGGTGAAGAACGTCAACAGCGGCAGCACCGTGGCCCAGGAATTCCGGATCCGCGCGGCCAATGCCGTCACGGAAGCGGACCTGGCCGCGCTGGACATGCCGGTCCTGCTGATCGGTGGCACCCGCAGCCATGCCAGCCACATGGTCAAGCGGGCCTTCCAGGCCATTCCGCATGCCACGGTGAGCTGGATTGAAGGGGCCTCCCACCTGGACCTGGAAAAGCCGGAGTTCGCGCCGCAGATCGCGCGCGCCATCGATGCCTTCCTGTCGAGCATCGGCGCCACTGGCACCCCGACTTACCAGAGCCTGATGACGGAGCTGTTCCATGCCGCCAAGCCGGCGGCGCAGGTCGGCCAGGAGCAGGCGGTCCGGGCTTGA